Part of the Nycticebus coucang isolate mNycCou1 chromosome 22, mNycCou1.pri, whole genome shotgun sequence genome, GTGTCTGATTTTATTTCAAGGGAAAGGAGTACAGCTAACTCGCAATGATCCACATCCAGGTAATCTGTGGGGAAGGGGTTGAGAGGAATCACTACTACCCAGGCCCTGCTACTATCCCATCAAATTTACAAAAGAACTCTGACAAGATTAACAAGATGCATCCTATTCACAAGAAAAATTGTGATTAAATTCTATTTCCTTAATTTTAGTGCCTAAAAATATCCAGCCAGTATAGGTAATTAAACAAGGGCATCTGAGCCTCTACTGCGAAATAGAACAACGTGGTTTTTGcaccagtatctttttttttttgagacagagtttcattttgtcaccctcagtagagtgccatggcgtaccagctcacagcaacctctagctcttgggcttaggcgattctcttgcctcagcctcccgagtagctgggactacaggtgcctgccacaacacccggctatttttttgttgcagttaggccagagccgggtttgaacctgccacccttggtatatggggccggcgccctactcattgagccacaggtgccacccagcaccaATATCCTTTTTAAGGACATTCATGACTCAGGCTGAAGGAATAAACTGCAAAGGCCAAGTATAAGAATCtatcaaatattcaaaaatgaTAAGACTCGGGGGAAAAAAGTATCAGAAGCCATAAAGAGAAGCATCTTTTTCTCTAACTTAGAAACTAGCCAGCAGACTTGGCAAGCCACGGGCCATTTGGCATCACTTTGGTCAGCCTTCATACCCCCAAACCTACAGTCTACACAGCTCACTCACAGATCTCCCCAGTGCGAGAATTTAATGCTGCAATCACATTCTTCTCTGTGGCCACAACCAATTTCTTGAATCCAGGGGAAAATTCCAAGGAGGCAAACTTGAGCTTCCCAACATATTGCTGTCTCCTAAGAAAAAGAGGGCAGGGGAACATAAGAGGCCAAAATCATCACTGCACAAAATGCTCTGGAAAAATTAGAACCACAGGGTTATCAACAGCACACTCATCTTAGGACGTGTAAGAAATACTTGTTGGAGCCCTGCatagtggctcacagctataagcctagcactctgggaggccaaggtaggaggatcatttgaggtcaggagtttgagagcagtctgagtaagagtgagacccttgcctctgctaaaaatagaaaaaaaacagccaggttttGGTGGCACATggctgtggtctcagctacttgggaggctgaagcaggaggatcacttgaacccaggagtatcagattgctgtaagctaggcttgagacacagcactctagcctgggcaacagaggaagactgtatctcagaaaaaaaaaagccaagcgtggtggctcatgcctgtaatcctatcgctctaggaggccaaggcaggtggattgcatgagctcaggagttcgagaccagcctgagtaaaagcgagactccatctctactaaaaatagaaaaaactgaggcaagaggatcatctgagcccaagagttggaggttgctatgagctatgacgccacagcactctacccagggggatagcttgagactctgtctcagaaaaaaagagatatcAGAGCAGGGATGTTCAAACACAAAGAAAAGGCCACatggggacacagtgagaaggcagccaaGGGgaagaggcctcaggagaaacaaaacctgccaataccttgatcttggacttctacatttcagaactgtgagaaaataaatttctgttgtttaagccaccccgTCTGCAGTATTTCATTATAGCAGCCTAAGCAAACTGATAATGACCACAGACACACTTAACATTTTGGTGAACAGGCATGCAGTGCCTAAGAAAGTTTCAGTCAATGACAGACTGCATGTGTAATGTGAGCCCATAAGATCATGACGGAGCTGAAAAATTTCTATTGTCTAGTGAAGTAGCCTCATGATGTTGTAGCACAAAGCATTACTCACATGTTTGtagtgatgctggtgtaaacaaacctactgcACTGCTAATTGtataaaagtatagcacataTAATTATGTACTATATAATAAATgctaaataatgataataaatgaccaTGTTACTGGTTTATGCATTTAGTATGCTATATTTTTTAactccatttttattaaatcgtaactgtatgGGTACTatgctacatttttaaaatataatttcagagTATACGCCTTCTACAGGGTGTCCCGAAAGCCATCATacaaagggaaaatggaaaattgtactttcatttacaaaatattcatcacgaaattttacaaaattacaaaatattctctactctGGTCACCTCTTTCTAAACACATACATGAAGTCTTCCTCCCACTCATGGAGAACACGTTCCAAGAGATCTGCTGTTATAATTTGCCAATGTATGGCAACTTTTGAGACACCCTATACAAAAAAAAGTTaagcgtctgtggctcaatggagtagggcactggccccatatgccggagatggctggttcaaacccagccccggccaaaaactgcaaaaacaaacaaacaaacaacaaaaaaaaaagttaactgtaaatcAGCCTGAAGCAGGTGCTTCAGGAGGTGTTCCAGAAGACATTGTTACCATAAGAGATGACAGCTCCAGGCACAACATTGCCCCTGAAGactttccagtgggacaagatatGGAAGTGAAAAAAACTGATCCTGTGTACGCGTAGGGTAATGTGTGTGTATCTTAGCTTTtaacaaaaaagtataaaaagtaaaaaaaaaaattttttttaaatgctatagaaaaaagcttataagggtaataaggatataaagaaagaaaacatttctgtataaatgtatgatgtatgtgtgttttaaacTGTTATCACAAgactcaaaaattttaaaaagtgaaaagggttataaagtaaaaatacagtaAGGCAAGACTGATTTAttattgaaaagatatttttacaaatttaacGTAGCCTAAATGTACAATGTTTACAGAGTCTGAAATAGCACACAGTGATGTCCTCACCAATTCacctagaacagcagttctcaactggtGGGTCGCaacccccttttaacaatgaaaatacgttgcagcattaggaaggttgagaaataCTGACCTAGAACAACTTCCACGCCTGCAAGTTCCATTTGTGGCAAGTGTCCTGCACAagtgtaccattttttatcttttttttttttaattttcacatatacatgtgttcattttttatcttttatacagtATTCgtgctgtaccttttctatgcttaaatacataaacacttaGCATTACTGTACAGTAATGTGCTGTATGGATCTATAGCCTAGAACAAAAGCCTAGTCCTGTACCATATAGCATATGTGTGTAGCAGGCTGTATATACCACGTTATGTTTATATTAGTATACTCTATGATGTTCGCAGGCAACACGTCTGTATctccttctgtttatttttcttttcttttttttttttttttgagatatagtctaactctgctacccaggctagaatgttttgaaatcagcctagttcacagcaacctcagactcctgggttcaagtgatcctcctgctttggcctaccgtgtagctggaactacaccaCAAagactagctaattttttctatttttagtagagatagggtctcactcttgctcacgcgggtcttgaactcctcaattcaagcaatcctccctccttggccttccagagtgctaagattacaggcatgagacatcgTGCCTGAcaccttctgtttatttttcaatgtGAAAATTGCATATGCCTGTGTATTCTTCTAAATTAATTACACATATTCCCTACTATATATGTGTAATATACATGTGACATTGTGAACATCTGTGCATATAATTAAAAACGTGACATGTATTTGTCACACTGTCTGGCATACAGTCAACACATACGTGAATCAATTTTTCCTGGACAGAAAATACTTCACAGGATAAGAGATATTTGAGCTGGCCCCAGATGTTATTGCAATtgtaaacagcaataacaacaggCAACATTCAGTGATTGCACTTAATgaaccaggcattgtgctaagtaaTTTAACAGGGCTATTTCATTCATTCTACAACTGCTATGGGAGACAACTATTAGAAAACCCATTCTAAAgacaaggaaaccaaggcacTCTCCTAAGATCACACAACCTATAAATGGCAAAATGGGGATTCAAACAAAAGCAAGCTGACTTCTGGCATTAAGGAAGAGGtgggtgagtgaatgaatgaatgtacgGTGGCAGCTCCTGGGTTATTGGAATTTGGGGCAACCCTGCTCTGAGCCTAAGGCGGGCTAAGCAGAAGGTAAGAGGACTCAGTTTAGTACTTATAAGACAAAAACCccggctcagagcctgtagctcaagcgactcgggcgccagccacatataccagagctggcgggttggaatccagcctgggcctgccaaacaacaatcacaaccaaaaaataactggcgctatggcgggcgcctgtagtcccagctatctgggacgctgagggaagagaatcgcttaagccccagagtttgaggttgctgtgacctgcgataccgcagcactctacccagggcaatagcttgagatcctgtctcaaaaaacaaaggcgacgcctgtggctcagtggatagggcgccggccccacataccgagggtggcaggttcgaacccgcctcggccaaactgcaacaaagaaatagccgggcgttgtggcgggcacctgtagtcctagctactcaggaagctgaggcaagataatcgcctgagcccaggagttggaggttgctgtgagttgtgatgccacagcactctaccaagggcgataaagtgagattttgtctctaaaaaaaaaaagacaccaattCGAGTAGGAATGAAAGTTCACTGAGGGCTGGAGACCTCTTAGTTGTTCCGGTAAACCGAAAATTTGACAGTTAAAGAAATGGGGGCTGACAGGGAAGGTCGCAATCAGTGATCCCTGACTCGAAGCCCAAGCATGTCAGGATGGCAAGGCTGGCTTCACGGGCGTACAACCTGTAGTCATACAAGGACAGGCTTGAATGACCCTCAGTGCTTGGTTTCAAGCTCTGCTGCCGACGTCTTAAAcctttgataattaaaaaaataataaaattgttgaGCAGATAACCCCACCTTTTCATTTTGCACTAGGTCCCGCAAATCATGTGGCCAGTTCTACTGCACGGTAAACCTCCTTCCTTTAGCAAGTAGAAGACAGGTAGTAGGAAAACAGCCACAGATTTTCTGAATAGGCCCCACATGTACTCACCAGTCAAACTTGCCCACTTGGTCTTCGTAGACCGCGGCCGCAGGGAAAAGCAGCACAGCCCACAGCCAGAAACAGGGGACCAAGGCCGCCGCCATGATAGAAGTACAGGCACCGCCCGCCGCCGGCCCGGCATGCACCGGGCCTCAGACTCCGCCTCGCGGAACCGTAACTTTAAAGAGCTGTGCAGGGAACTCTCGGTGGGGGGGGCGCTGGAGTTTCAGAGGCCGCTTGGACGCGTGGGAAGTCGCCTTGCAGACACGGAAGAAAGTGTAATCGGCGGCCCAGCAGAGAAAGACGGGCTGCCCTACAGATTGGGTCAGGCACACGCGAGGGCAGCCCCCGAGGGCCGTCCCACAGGCCCCCGCGCGGCAGGGGCCTAACGGGGCGCCCCGCCTTCCGCAGCACGTGTCTTCAGCGCGATGCCCAAATCTAAGCGTGACAAGAAAGGTGAGGGAAAGGGGCGTCGGGAGCCGGCGGGGAACTCCGCGGGCCGACTACCAAACCTGCGATGGGGGCTTCGGAGAAGCTAAGTCACAGAATGACAGGCCAGGACCTGTGCGAGGTGTCCGCGGCCTTGCTGCGAACTGGGGTGGGCGCTTCGGGGCGGTGGAATCGCCAGAGGGTCATGGAGCCGGGTTGGGACGCAAGAGCGGAGACTCCTTAGCCCAGCCTCCAGTGTTTTTACCCGGCCGACCGGGCTGGGAGACAGCTCCTGGACACCAACCTACCTAGGTTGTGCCTCATGTCGCCTCGGCCCTTTCCCTGTCTCTGCCCGTGCTCTTCCTTCGCTACCGCACCCTGGCCGTAATTGTTTTCCCTCCTGCGATCAAAGGCTTGTTCCGCGTCTGGCCCTCCGTATCTGCAGTTGTTTTCTCTGGCACCTTTACGCTCCGCTTTTCCTGTGGCGGTTTCCTTCTCAGTTGTCAGTTCATATGGTGCCTTTACTAAGGTGATATCTCCCTCACACTGGCTGCCTAGCACATTTGATACATATTTAAAGGGCTAGCATTTCCTAGGCGTTGGGGGATACAGCAGGCGTAGCTCTCAAATAAGTTTAACATTTCAGTCAGGAGAAGTATATCCCCCCCAATACCAAAAGTCACATAAATATAGGTGTGTCAGGTGAAgtaaagagaaggggaaagagatgCTTTGTACAATGGTGTCAGGAAAGGTCTTGCTGATGTGACAAACAGAAACCTGAAGAAAGGAAGTGAGCCTCCTGTGGAGTTCTCGGGCAAAAGATGTTCCAAGAAGTGGGAACACAAAGTGCAAAGACTCTGAAGTGGGAGCATATTTGACATGTTCTCAGACAAGAGCACAGTGTGGTGGACCAGAGTAAGCCAAGTAGAGTTGGGGGATGGAAATTGAGACCTTCCTATGGAATTGGCTTTCATACCCAGGTGAGGTGGGTAGCCATCCTAGAGCTCAAGCAGAAGGTTGGTGTCATTTACCTGCAGGGTCACTGCAGTTGCTCTGTTGAGAATagcagaggagaaggggagaagataggggagaggggaaggatggAAGCAGCATGGccagcagtaatccaaaagaggGTGGTGCTGGCTTGGACCAAAGATGTAGCAGTGGAGATGATGGGGAGTGGCCAGCTGTATCTCATTTGGCATCCTTTGCTGCACTTGCCACTGACTTTTGTGATTGCCTTTGTGCATGCCTTGTGAAGAGGGACTATGAATGCCAGGCAGAGTGAAGAAGAGGAGGCCAAGGCCACTTCCTGAGAGCACCCAGGGCTTTGCAGTTGATGCTGTGGGGTTTCTTGGGTTTTGTTTGTCTTAAAAATGGTCTCAcgaagttgcccaggctggtcccaaactcctttCCGCAAATAGTCCTCCATTCTTGGCCTCCCAATTAGATTATAGGCAGCAGTCACTGCACACAGCCTAGTTTGTGCTCTGTTAAATGTTTATGATCTGATTCTGTGGAGGGGTCCCAAGTCAAATCTGGCAAATGTTAAACTCTGCTGGGCAGGGAGCAGATCGGGCCCCAAAGAGGCACTGCTGCATTGCAGTACAATTGCAAAACAAAAGTGCTGATATATAACAGAAGAGATTCAGTCCCCAGATCACCATTCCACAGCATAGGCGAAGTCTTCCCATGCACACTGAGAGTGTTCCACCTCCACCCTGCAGTAGAGATTTCTGGGTTagcgggggtcctcaaactactcgggccacatgaggtggtgtgattgtatttgttcccgttttgtttttttacttcaaaataagatatgtgcagtgtgcataggaatttgttcattttttttttttttaaactatagtccggtcctccaacaatctgagggacagtgaactggccccctgtttaaaagtttgaggaccccttgggcggcgcctgtggcttggtgagtggggcgccggccccatatgccaagggtggcaggttcaaacccagccccggccaaactgcaacaacaaaaaaaatagctgggcgttgtggcgggcgcctgtagtcccagctgctcgggaggctgaggcaagagaatcacgtaagcccaagagttagaggttgctgtgagccgcgtgacgccacggcactctaccccagtgcggtacagtgagactctgtctctacaaaaaaaaaaaaaaaagtttgaggacccctggaagggtTAAGGAACACCTGGTTCATCTAAGTAGCAGGAGATATATATCAAGAGATCTTTAGCCGCAGGAATGCTAGAGAGAAGCTACTCTGTGAACTCTGGGAATAGCTTCGCATGCCAGTGTGGTGGCGGCAAAGTCTTTGGTGCCTATCTTTCCTCAGACTAATTCGGTCCTGCTGAGCTATCAATGGAGGAAAGAAAGTAAGTCTGCAGCGCATCCAGATGTATCTCTGgtcatctctcttctttttcttctttgtattagTTTCCTTAACCAAAACTGCCAAGAAAGGCTTGGAACTGAAACAGAACCTGATAGAAGAGGTAAGCGCTTAggaaaatttgtattttcctagCACTTATGTTTGTTGGTTTATAAAGGTGGGCTTAGGACTGTTTGTGGGAGGCATactgttttaaaaaagacaaaaaacaaaacccaccatGCTGCTGTCCAGCCCTTTTCTTCCCAGCAGCAGCACAGTAAGAGCTCCCAGGGTGGTGGTTTCCAGCCGTGACTGAACTCTTACCCTGTGCCTTGCACTGTGCTTAGTGTTTCATGACCGTCGTTCCCCTCGCCCTCATAACACCCCTGTGAGTTCAGTACTAGGTGATGTTACcactgttttttttctggttttggggggttttttggccagagctgggtttgaacccgccctactccttgagccacaagcgccgcccgttACCACTGATTTGCAGTTGGAGTCACCAAAGCTTCCAGAGATTTGTTAGCCTGCCTGATGTAAAAAGGGCTAGAGAATTTACCAGATGTGCACCAACCTGTTGTCTGTACTGCCTCTGACCTGCCAGCCTGGACTGTAGGCTGGGTGAGCACAGAGTCTTTTGCTGTGCAAAGATTCCATTCCTTGAGATTACCTCATGATGGCTTTGGCTAGCAACCAGGCAGAGCAGTGCTGGTatgctccccctcccccatttgtAAATAATGAGGCTCCATATGTTTCCATTTAGCAGGAGCATGGGTAAGTGTTTCTAGGTTAACAATTGATggtcaagggcggcgcctgtggctcaaggagtagggcgctggtcccatatgctggaggtggcgggttcaaacctagccccggccaaaaacaaaaaaaaaaacgattgaTGGTCAATTCAACTGTTCGTTGGCCACGGATAGCAGATAGGTCAGAAACCTGGCCTGTCTGTAGCACAGGGTCTAGATCCATGGCTCCACTTCCTGTAGTTAGTGGTCCTGGTTTCAGTAATGGAGGTAGGGAGACACGCAGATTAGAGGCCTCCAGCTCTGACAGTTGCCACAGTCATTTGGGGCCTAGAGCAGATATCTTCTCATCTGACACCAGATTAGTGCCCCACCCGTGCTGCCCTTGAGCCTCATGAATTATCTCACAGCTTCGGAAATGTGTGGACACCTACAAGTAcctttttatcttctctgtgGCCAACATGAGGAACAGCAAGCTGAAAGACATCCGGAATGCCTGGAAGCACAGCCGGTGAGCAGGCACTGGGGAGAGGGCCTTTTGAGTGGGGAAGGGGCTAGGCTGTTCATGTTCAAGGTGCAGAAGCAATGTCTAACCATTTGGGTACCCACATAATGCACAAAGGACAAAGTGCCATCCCCCTTGAAGAGCACTTCTGTTTAACTGTCCAAGTGGTGTCAGTTCCCGGGGGCAGGACTTGCTAGTTACTCAGGGGGATGTTCAAGGAGTGGTCTGTTCAGGGAAACTGGCCCCTCACTCTCAGAATCTGGGCCTTTCATTAGGAGCATCATACAGTTGAGAACATCAGTGTGTGCACCGGGGCAAAGACCATGACCTGAAAGCGGGCTGCAGAAGCCACCTGGCTTTGGTTGTTGGTCTCTTGCTACACCAGTTCAGATTCAGACCATTAATTGTGCCTCCTTCATACAACCAGCTGGGGAGGATTGTTATATGTTCACAGTGCTGCTAGACAAAATGTTCACAATATCTGGGATCTGTGGGTGGGGAAATGATGAAAGCCCCTTGGGCTGGGGACAGAATGTGGATGTGCAGGGTAGAGAAGTAGAATTCTCTGGCCGTGTGGGCTGCTGGGGACTGGAGGTGGTTTACAtttagctgggagaagggggGTGGGCAGGGCACTTCCTTCACAGACCCTTCTTTCTTGATAGGATGTTCTTTGGCAAAAACAAAGTGATGATGGTGGCCTTGGGTCGGAGCCCATCTGATGAGTACAAAGACAACCTGCATCAGGTGCGCCACTGGCCCTCCTGGAAGGGGCCGGGCAAAGCTGCCTTCTCTCCTGCCACTCCTGCGTGATAGCCCCTTGCAGCCACCTGCCAACCTGTGGTCAGAGAGACCAAGGCCTGGCTTAAACTTCTTGGGTTCTCTCTTTGATCTCCAGACCCAGGGAATGGCACTCTTCTcgcccccatcccctccctctgtgACAGTGAGAAATGTTAAATGCCAAATATTCCCCAGTTGACAAAATAGTCCCCACTAGAGAATCACTTCTCCAGCGTGACCGTACTGACCTTACTTTGGATTTGTAGGTCAGCAAGAAGTTAAGGGGTGAAGTTGGTCTCCTTTTCACCAACCACTCGAAGGAAGAAGTGAATGAGTAAGTGTTTCTGAGGAATGAAGGAGATGAGAAAGAGGATTCTAGGGAAGGAATAAAGCAGGGgtggcggcgcctatggctcaaaggagtagggcgccggccccatatgctggaggtggcaagttcaaacccagccccggccagaaactgcaaaaaaaaaaaaagcaggggctTTGTCCAGTATGGAGGCATCATGCTGAAACCAGTTCCTAGAATCCTGTTACGAGGCTGCTGGCCTGTGACCAGAGCCATCTCCGTCCTCTCTGACACCCTACTCTAGTTGGCTGCCAACCAGCAAacagggagcagaggagggccATGGGACACTGGCTTCAAGTGGGCTGGTAGTCAAGAACCTCCCCTCCTACCACTTCTCTTTTCCCTAAGGTGGTTCACAAAATACACAGAAATGGACTATGCCCGAGCCGGTAACAAAGCCACTTTCACTGTGAGCCTGGATCCGGGGCCACTGGAGCAGTTCCCCCACTCCATGGAGCCACAGCTGAGGCAGCTGGGCCTGCCTACTGCCCTCAAGAGAGGTATGAATGGTCCCTGAGCTGAAAAGTACCAGCCTAGAGCCAAGTGCAAAGGCTTCCAGGCACTCCCTTTCTGACTGAGCACGTCGTTTCTACAAGCTTCCATTTTCTTGTGTGAAAATGGAGCTTCATAGCTGCGGTGAAAGTGGATGGTAGCGTACAGCCAGCATACAGCACATAGGGTCATCAGGGAGCACACACCACTGCCTGTGTGTGCTGGAGCTGTGGGAACAGCTGGCAGCCTGGATTCTTCCAGCTCAGCAGCTGTGGAGAGGGCTCTGCAGGTTTCTGGGCCAGAAGTAACTTGGGGCCATCCCCACTGCAGGTGTGGTGACCCTGCTGTCTGACTATGAGGTATGCAAGGAGGGCGACGTGCTGACCCCAGAGCAGGCCCGTGTCCTGGTAAGTTTGTCCCCTTGAGGCTCGGGGGATGGGGGAGGCTGACTGCCTTTCTCTTGCCTACTGAAAATCTCCCCTGGCACTTCTGATCGCCTCATTCCTCCCTTAAAGAAGCT contains:
- the MRTO4 gene encoding mRNA turnover protein 4 homolog isoform X1; protein product: MPKSKRDKKVSLTKTAKKGLELKQNLIEELRKCVDTYKYLFIFSVANMRNSKLKDIRNAWKHSRMFFGKNKVMMVALGRSPSDEYKDNLHQVSKKLRGEVGLLFTNHSKEEVNEWFTKYTEMDYARAGNKATFTVSLDPGPLEQFPHSMEPQLRQLGLPTALKRGVVTLLSDYEVCKEGDVLTPEQARVLKLFGYEMAEFKVTIKYMWDAESGRFQQMGDDLPESASESAEESESDNED
- the MRTO4 gene encoding mRNA turnover protein 4 homolog isoform X2, which codes for MPKSKRDKKVSLTKTAKKGLELKQNLIEELRKCVDTYKYLFIFSVANMRNSKLKDIRNAWKHSRMFFGKNKVMMVALGRSPSDEYKDNLHQVSKKLRGEVGLLFTNHSKEEVNEWFTKYTEMDYARAGNKATFTVSLDPGPLEQFPHSMEPQLRQLGLPTALKRGVVTLLSDYEVCKEGDVLTPEQARVLLFGYEMAEFKVTIKYMWDAESGRFQQMGDDLPESASESAEESESDNED